The Apteryx mantelli isolate bAptMan1 chromosome 38, bAptMan1.hap1, whole genome shotgun sequence genome includes a region encoding these proteins:
- the ATP2A1 gene encoding sarcoplasmic/endoplasmic reticulum calcium ATPase 1 isoform X1 — MENAHAKTVEECLAYFGVTESVGLSPEQVKRSLEKYGPNELPAEEGKTIWELVVEQFEDLLVRILLLAACISFVLAWFEEGEETITAFVEPFVILLILIANAVVGVWQERNAENAIEALKEYEPEMGKVYRADRKAVQRIKARDLVPGDIAEVAVGDKVPADIRIISIKSTTLRVDQSILTGESVSVIKHTEPVPDPRAVNQDKKNMLFSGTNIGAGKAVGIVVATGVNTEIGKIRDEMAATEQDKTPLQQKLDEFGEQLSKVISLICVAVWLINIGHFNDPVHGGSWIRGAIYYFKIAVALAVAAIPEGLPAVITTCLALGTRRMAKKNAIVRSLPSVETLGCTSVICSDKTGTLTTNQMSVCKMFIVDKVEGDVCSLNEFSISGSTYAPEGDVMKNEKHVKAGQYDGLVELATICALCNDSSLDYNESKGIYEKVGEATETALTCLVEKMNVFNTDVRSLSKVERANACNSVIKQLMKKEFTLEFSRDRKSMSVYCSPAKASRAAVGNKMFVKGAPEGVIDRCNYVRVGTTRVPLTPAVKEKILTIIKEWGTGRDTLRCLALATRDTPPKKEDMILEDSTKFAEYEMDLTFVGCVGMLDPPRKEVMGSIQLCRDAGIRVIMITGDNKGTAIAICRRIGIFSEEEEVTGRAYTGREFDDLPPAEQREACRRACCFARVEPTHKSKIVEFLQSFDEITAMTGDGVNDAPALKKAEIGIAMGSGTAVAKTASEMVLADDNFSTIVAAVEEGRAIYNNMKQFIRYLISSNVGEVVCIFLTAALGLPEALIPVQLLWVNLVTDGLPATALGFNPPDLDIMDKPPRSPKEPLISGWLFFRYLAIGGYVGAATVGAAAWWFLYAEDGPSVTYHQLTHFMQCTEHNVEFEGLDCDIFESPVPMTMALSVLVTIEMCNALNSLSENQSLIRMPPWVNIWLVGSICLSMSLHFVILYIEPLPMIFKLTPLDVVHWFMVLKISFPVILLDEALKFVARNYLEGDAEDNRKRQK, encoded by the exons ATGGAGAACGCCCACGCCAAGACGGTGGAGGAGTGCCTGGCCTACTTCGGGGTCACCGAGAGCGTGGGGCTCTCCCCCGAGCAGGTGAAGCGCAGCCTCGAGAAGTACGGCCCCAACG agcTCCCGGCCGAGGAGG GTAAGACGATTTGGGAGCTGGTGGTGGAGCAGTTTGAGGACCTGCTGGTGCGAATCCTGCTGCTGGCCGCCTGCATCTCCTTC GTCCTGGCCTGGTTTGAGGAGGGCGAGGAGACCATCACCGCCTTTGTAGAGCCTTTCGTCATCCTCCTCATCCTCATCGCTAATGCTGTGGTGGGCGTCTGGCAG GAGCGCAATGCCGAGAACGCCATTGAGGCGCTCAAGGAGTACGAGCCGGAGATGGGCAAGGTGTACCGCGCCGACCGCAAGGCTGTGCAGCGCATCAAGGCCCGCGACCTGGTGCCCGGGGACATTGCCGAGGTGGCAG TGGGAGACAAGGTGCCGGCCGACATCCGGATCATCTCCATCAAGTCGACAACGCTGCGTGTGGACCAGTCCATCCTCACCG GCGAGTCCGTCTCCGTGATCAAGCACACGGAGCCGGTCCCTGACCCCCGGGCCGTCAACCAGGACAAGAAAAACATGCTCTTCTCT ggcaCGAACATTGGGGCAGGCAAAGCCGTGGGCATTGTGGTGGCTACTGGGGTGAACACGGAGATCGGCAAGATCCGGGACGAGATGGCGGCTACAGAGCAGGACAAGACGCCGCTGCAGCAGAAGCTGGATGAGtttggggagcagctctccaaggTGATCTCCCTCATCTGCGTGGCCGTCTGGCTCATCAACATCGGCCACTTCAACGACCCCGTCCACGGTGGCTCCTGGATCCGCGGGGCAATTTACTACTTCAAGATCGCTGTTGCCCTGGCTGTCGCTGCCATCCCCGAAG GGCTGCCTGCCGTCATCACCACCTGCCTGGCGCTGGGCACCCGGCGCATGGCCAAGAAGAACGCCATCGTGCGGAGCCTGCCCTCCGTGGAGACCCTGGGCTGCACCTCCGTCATCTGCTCTGACAAGACCGGCACCCTCACCACCAACCAGATGTCCGTCTGCAAG ATGTTCATCGTGGACAAGGTGGAGGGTGACGTctgctccctcaacgagttctcCATCAGCGGCTCTACCTATGCCCCCGAGGGAGACGT GATGAAGAACGAGAAGCACGTGAAGGCCGGGCAGTACGATGGGCTGGTGGAGCTGGCCACCATATGTGCCCTCTGCAACGACTCCTCCCTCGACTATAACGAG TCCAAAGGCATCTACGAGAAGGTGGGGGAGGCAACAGAGACGGCCTTGACCTGCCTCGTAGAGAAGATGAACGTCTTCAACACTGACGTGCGGAGCCTCTCCAAGGTGGAGCGGGCCAACGCCTGCAACTCC GTCATCAAGCAGCTGATGAAAAAGGAGTTCACGCTGGAGTTCTCCCGCGACCGCAAGTCCATGTCAGTCTACTGCTCCCCGGCCAAGGCCTCGCGGGCTGCCGTGGGCAACAAGATGTTCGTCAAG GGAGCCCCTGAGGGTGTCATCGACCGCTGCAACTATGTGCGGGTGGGCACCACACGGGTGCCTCTGACGCCCGCTGTCAAGGAGAAGATCCTCACCATCATCAAGGAGTGGGGCACTGGCCGGGACACACTGcgctgcctggccctggccacccGCGACACCCCCCCCAAGAAGGAGGACATGATCCTGGAGGACTCCACCAAGTTCGCCGAGTATGAG ATGGACCTGACCTTCGTGGGCTGCGTGGGCATGCTGGACCCGCCGCGGAAGGAGGTGATGGGCTCGATCCAGCTGTGCCGGGACGCGGGCATCCGGGTGATCATGATCACAGGGGACAACAAGGGCACGGCCATCGCCATCTGCCGCCGCATCGGCATcttcagtgaggaggaggaggtgacagGAAGGGCCTACACGGGCCGCGAATTCGATGACCTGCCGCCTGCCGAGCAGCGGGAGGCCTGTCGCCGTGCCTGCTGCTTTGCCCGCGTCGAGCCCACCCACAAGTCCAAGATCGTTGAGTTCCTGCAGTCCTTTGATGAGATCACAGCCATG ACGGGCGACGGAGTGAACGACGCGCCAGCGCTGAAGAAGGCGGAGATCGGCATCGCCATGGGCTCGGGGACGGCCGTGGCCAAGACGGCCTCCGAGATGGTGCTGGCGGACGACAACTTCTCCACCATCGTGGCGGCAGTGGAGGAGGGCCGCGCCATCTACAACAACATGAAGCAGTTCATTCGCTACCTCATCTCCTCCAACGTGGGCGAGGTGGTCTG CATCTTCCTGACGGCGGCACTGGGGCTGCCCGAGGCGCTGATCCCGGTGCAGCTGCTCTGGGTGAACCTGGTGACGGACGGGCTGCCGGCCACAGCCCTCGGCTTCAACCCCCCGGACCTGGACATCATGGAcaagccgccccgcagccccaaGGAGCCCCTCATCAGCGGCTGGCTCTTCTTCCGCTACCTGGCCATCGGGG gcTACGTGGGGGCCGCCACCGTGGGCGCCGCGGCCTGGTGGTTCCTCTACGCCGAGGACGGCCCCAGCGTCACCTACCATCAGCTG ACCCACTTCATGCAGTGCACGGAGCACAACGTGGAGTTCGAAGGCCTCGACTGTGACATCTTCGAGTCGCCGGTGCCCATGACCATGGCGCTCTCTGTGCTGGTCACCATTGAGATGTGCAATGCCCTCAACAG CCTCTCTGAGAACCAGTCCCTCATCCGCATGCCACCCTGGGTCAACATCTGGCTCGTCggctccatctgcctctccaTGTCCCTCCACTTTGTCATCCTCTACATCGAGCCGCTGCCC ATGATCTTCAAGCTGACGCCCCTAGACGTGGTGCACTGGTTCATGGTGCTGAAGATCTCCTTCCCCGTCATCTTGCTGGACGAGGCACTCAAGTTCGTTGCCAGGAATTACCTGGAGG gcGACGCCGAGGACAACCggaagaggcagaagtga
- the ATP2A1 gene encoding sarcoplasmic/endoplasmic reticulum calcium ATPase 1 isoform X2, which yields MENAHAKTVEECLAYFGVTESVGLSPEQVKRSLEKYGPNELPAEEGKTIWELVVEQFEDLLVRILLLAACISFVLAWFEEGEETITAFVEPFVILLILIANAVVGVWQERNAENAIEALKEYEPEMGKVYRADRKAVQRIKARDLVPGDIAEVAVGDKVPADIRIISIKSTTLRVDQSILTGESVSVIKHTEPVPDPRAVNQDKKNMLFSGTNIGAGKAVGIVVATGVNTEIGKIRDEMAATEQDKTPLQQKLDEFGEQLSKVISLICVAVWLINIGHFNDPVHGGSWIRGAIYYFKIAVALAVAAIPEGLPAVITTCLALGTRRMAKKNAIVRSLPSVETLGCTSVICSDKTGTLTTNQMSVCKMFIVDKVEGDVCSLNEFSISGSTYAPEGDVMKNEKHVKAGQYDGLVELATICALCNDSSLDYNESKGIYEKVGEATETALTCLVEKMNVFNTDVRSLSKVERANACNSVIKQLMKKEFTLEFSRDRKSMSVYCSPAKASRAAVGNKMFVKGAPEGVIDRCNYVRVGTTRVPLTPAVKEKILTIIKEWGTGRDTLRCLALATRDTPPKKEDMILEDSTKFAEYEMDLTFVGCVGMLDPPRKEVMGSIQLCRDAGIRVIMITGDNKGTAIAICRRIGIFSEEEEVTGRAYTGREFDDLPPAEQREACRRACCFARVEPTHKSKIVEFLQSFDEITAMTGDGVNDAPALKKAEIGIAMGSGTAVAKTASEMVLADDNFSTIVAAVEEGRAIYNNMKQFIRYLISSNVGEVVCIFLTAALGLPEALIPVQLLWVNLVTDGLPATALGFNPPDLDIMDKPPRSPKEPLISGWLFFRYLAIGGYVGAATVGAAAWWFLYAEDGPSVTYHQLTHFMQCTEHNVEFEGLDCDIFESPVPMTMALSVLVTIEMCNALNSLSENQSLIRMPPWVNIWLVGSICLSMSLHFVILYIEPLPMIFKLTPLDVVHWFMVLKISFPVILLDEALKFVARNYLEA from the exons ATGGAGAACGCCCACGCCAAGACGGTGGAGGAGTGCCTGGCCTACTTCGGGGTCACCGAGAGCGTGGGGCTCTCCCCCGAGCAGGTGAAGCGCAGCCTCGAGAAGTACGGCCCCAACG agcTCCCGGCCGAGGAGG GTAAGACGATTTGGGAGCTGGTGGTGGAGCAGTTTGAGGACCTGCTGGTGCGAATCCTGCTGCTGGCCGCCTGCATCTCCTTC GTCCTGGCCTGGTTTGAGGAGGGCGAGGAGACCATCACCGCCTTTGTAGAGCCTTTCGTCATCCTCCTCATCCTCATCGCTAATGCTGTGGTGGGCGTCTGGCAG GAGCGCAATGCCGAGAACGCCATTGAGGCGCTCAAGGAGTACGAGCCGGAGATGGGCAAGGTGTACCGCGCCGACCGCAAGGCTGTGCAGCGCATCAAGGCCCGCGACCTGGTGCCCGGGGACATTGCCGAGGTGGCAG TGGGAGACAAGGTGCCGGCCGACATCCGGATCATCTCCATCAAGTCGACAACGCTGCGTGTGGACCAGTCCATCCTCACCG GCGAGTCCGTCTCCGTGATCAAGCACACGGAGCCGGTCCCTGACCCCCGGGCCGTCAACCAGGACAAGAAAAACATGCTCTTCTCT ggcaCGAACATTGGGGCAGGCAAAGCCGTGGGCATTGTGGTGGCTACTGGGGTGAACACGGAGATCGGCAAGATCCGGGACGAGATGGCGGCTACAGAGCAGGACAAGACGCCGCTGCAGCAGAAGCTGGATGAGtttggggagcagctctccaaggTGATCTCCCTCATCTGCGTGGCCGTCTGGCTCATCAACATCGGCCACTTCAACGACCCCGTCCACGGTGGCTCCTGGATCCGCGGGGCAATTTACTACTTCAAGATCGCTGTTGCCCTGGCTGTCGCTGCCATCCCCGAAG GGCTGCCTGCCGTCATCACCACCTGCCTGGCGCTGGGCACCCGGCGCATGGCCAAGAAGAACGCCATCGTGCGGAGCCTGCCCTCCGTGGAGACCCTGGGCTGCACCTCCGTCATCTGCTCTGACAAGACCGGCACCCTCACCACCAACCAGATGTCCGTCTGCAAG ATGTTCATCGTGGACAAGGTGGAGGGTGACGTctgctccctcaacgagttctcCATCAGCGGCTCTACCTATGCCCCCGAGGGAGACGT GATGAAGAACGAGAAGCACGTGAAGGCCGGGCAGTACGATGGGCTGGTGGAGCTGGCCACCATATGTGCCCTCTGCAACGACTCCTCCCTCGACTATAACGAG TCCAAAGGCATCTACGAGAAGGTGGGGGAGGCAACAGAGACGGCCTTGACCTGCCTCGTAGAGAAGATGAACGTCTTCAACACTGACGTGCGGAGCCTCTCCAAGGTGGAGCGGGCCAACGCCTGCAACTCC GTCATCAAGCAGCTGATGAAAAAGGAGTTCACGCTGGAGTTCTCCCGCGACCGCAAGTCCATGTCAGTCTACTGCTCCCCGGCCAAGGCCTCGCGGGCTGCCGTGGGCAACAAGATGTTCGTCAAG GGAGCCCCTGAGGGTGTCATCGACCGCTGCAACTATGTGCGGGTGGGCACCACACGGGTGCCTCTGACGCCCGCTGTCAAGGAGAAGATCCTCACCATCATCAAGGAGTGGGGCACTGGCCGGGACACACTGcgctgcctggccctggccacccGCGACACCCCCCCCAAGAAGGAGGACATGATCCTGGAGGACTCCACCAAGTTCGCCGAGTATGAG ATGGACCTGACCTTCGTGGGCTGCGTGGGCATGCTGGACCCGCCGCGGAAGGAGGTGATGGGCTCGATCCAGCTGTGCCGGGACGCGGGCATCCGGGTGATCATGATCACAGGGGACAACAAGGGCACGGCCATCGCCATCTGCCGCCGCATCGGCATcttcagtgaggaggaggaggtgacagGAAGGGCCTACACGGGCCGCGAATTCGATGACCTGCCGCCTGCCGAGCAGCGGGAGGCCTGTCGCCGTGCCTGCTGCTTTGCCCGCGTCGAGCCCACCCACAAGTCCAAGATCGTTGAGTTCCTGCAGTCCTTTGATGAGATCACAGCCATG ACGGGCGACGGAGTGAACGACGCGCCAGCGCTGAAGAAGGCGGAGATCGGCATCGCCATGGGCTCGGGGACGGCCGTGGCCAAGACGGCCTCCGAGATGGTGCTGGCGGACGACAACTTCTCCACCATCGTGGCGGCAGTGGAGGAGGGCCGCGCCATCTACAACAACATGAAGCAGTTCATTCGCTACCTCATCTCCTCCAACGTGGGCGAGGTGGTCTG CATCTTCCTGACGGCGGCACTGGGGCTGCCCGAGGCGCTGATCCCGGTGCAGCTGCTCTGGGTGAACCTGGTGACGGACGGGCTGCCGGCCACAGCCCTCGGCTTCAACCCCCCGGACCTGGACATCATGGAcaagccgccccgcagccccaaGGAGCCCCTCATCAGCGGCTGGCTCTTCTTCCGCTACCTGGCCATCGGGG gcTACGTGGGGGCCGCCACCGTGGGCGCCGCGGCCTGGTGGTTCCTCTACGCCGAGGACGGCCCCAGCGTCACCTACCATCAGCTG ACCCACTTCATGCAGTGCACGGAGCACAACGTGGAGTTCGAAGGCCTCGACTGTGACATCTTCGAGTCGCCGGTGCCCATGACCATGGCGCTCTCTGTGCTGGTCACCATTGAGATGTGCAATGCCCTCAACAG CCTCTCTGAGAACCAGTCCCTCATCCGCATGCCACCCTGGGTCAACATCTGGCTCGTCggctccatctgcctctccaTGTCCCTCCACTTTGTCATCCTCTACATCGAGCCGCTGCCC ATGATCTTCAAGCTGACGCCCCTAGACGTGGTGCACTGGTTCATGGTGCTGAAGATCTCCTTCCCCGTCATCTTGCTGGACGAGGCACTCAAGTTCGTTGCCAGGAATTACCTGGAGG CATAA